Genomic segment of Limnothrix sp. FACHB-406:
GAAGAGGTGGAAGATGATCCGGCCCTCTGCGTGATGGCCGCTTGGTTACCCAACGTCACCATCCAAACCTTTCACATCGATCGCGAGGCCCTGCCCGATTTGGATGGGCCGCCCCAACCCTGGATTGAGGCGATCGGGGCAGACCCCGCCACGAACCCTAACTTTTTGGTCTTTGCGGATCCGGGGTTGGTGCAAATGAACGACCTGCTGCAAGGGCTGGACTATGCCTATCCTGGCTCCGTGACCGTGGGCGGCTTGGCCAGCGGGGACTCCTTTCGGGAAACCAAGCAACTCTTTGCGGACTATCGGGCCTATCGATCGGGCGCGGTGGGGGTGGCCCTCAGCGGCGATGTGGTGATTGAGCCGATTGTGGCTCAAGGCTGCCGCCCGATCGGTCAGCCCCTGTGGGTCACGGAATGCGAGCGCAACATCGTGATGCAAGTGTCGATTCAGATGGACAAAGACACGATCGCCGACAAACCCCAAGCCCCCCTCAAGGCCCTGCGGCAACTAATTGAGGAACTCAGCGACAAGGATCGCGAACTGGCGCAATATTCCCTCTTTGTGGGTTTGGCCCGCGATGCCTTTCGCCAAACCCTAGAACCCGGCGATTTCCTGATTCGCAACCTGTTGGGGGTGGATCCCAGCGGCGGCGCGATCGCGATCGGCGATCGAATCCGCCGGGGCCAACGGATTCAGTTTCATTTGCGAGACGCGGACACCTCCGCCGAAGACCTACGCGCCCTGTTGGAACGGTATTTGCGCGATCGCCCATCGGAACAGCCCGACCCGATCGGGGCCTTGATGTTTGCCTGTGTGGGCCGTGGCCAAGGGCTTTATAACAAAGCCAATTTTGATTCCTGCCTGTTGCAAAAATATTTGGGTCTGATGCCCGTGGCGGGCTTTTTCTGCAACGGTGAAATTGGCCCCGTGGGTGGCACAACCTTTATTCACGGTTACACCTCCGTTTTTGCCCTGTTTCGCCCCAAGGCCTAGCCATTCAACTTCGGGCAACTCAACTTAGCCTGTAGGGTGGGCAGTGCCCACCGAATCATTGCTCCATGGCATCTGCGATATGGCGTGCCAATTATTTCCAGTAAAGGCTGTGGTGCAACTCAGCTCAGGTTTTTCGCTTCAGTTCTTTCGTTCAAGTGAGCTAAAGTTAGTCATAGGTTAGAACAAAGGGTTGTTCTGGCCCGTTGGAGTTAGGAGTTTGAGTTGTGCGCGTCACCTTTCCCGCTTTGTTTCATGGCAAAACCCTACAAACTGCCCTCAAAGCGTTTGAATTTCCAGCAGATTTGGAGGCGCGCCATGCTCCCGTTAAAAATTGGGCAACAGTGCTCAAAAGCAACTCTTTAAAAGCCGTCAAAGAAACCTCGTTGCATGGCGATTTCCTGGGCGATATTTTCCGGGATGCCTTGGGCTATCGCAGCATTGTGG
This window contains:
- a CDS encoding FIST N-terminal domain-containing protein, with product MSDQMKWVSAVSKQPSLEAAIDEVSQRVLATLGQPPDLLLVFISSAFSSEYARLMPLLRDRLPARAMAGCGGSGVVGNLDPQQVEEVEDDPALCVMAAWLPNVTIQTFHIDREALPDLDGPPQPWIEAIGADPATNPNFLVFADPGLVQMNDLLQGLDYAYPGSVTVGGLASGDSFRETKQLFADYRAYRSGAVGVALSGDVVIEPIVAQGCRPIGQPLWVTECERNIVMQVSIQMDKDTIADKPQAPLKALRQLIEELSDKDRELAQYSLFVGLARDAFRQTLEPGDFLIRNLLGVDPSGGAIAIGDRIRRGQRIQFHLRDADTSAEDLRALLERYLRDRPSEQPDPIGALMFACVGRGQGLYNKANFDSCLLQKYLGLMPVAGFFCNGEIGPVGGTTFIHGYTSVFALFRPKA